The genomic region CGGGCGCGCTCGGCGTAGGCGGGGTCATCTGCGAGCAGCTCGCCGTACTCGCGCAGCAGCGCCCCGCAGCCAGCGGCATTGGCGATAATGGCGTCGAGGTCGGCGGGAAAGGCGTCGATGGTGCGGCGGGCAAATTCAAGCCCGGCGTCGCGCGAGCCGTTGTGCAGCGACAGCGCCCCACAGCAGGTCTGCGCCCGCGGCACCACCACGCTGCAACCGTTACGTGTCAAGACACGGGCGCTCGCCTCATTGGTTTGCGCAAACCACACCCGCGCCACACACCCCGCCAGCAAGCCGACGCGCCGGCGTTCGCGCCCCTCGGCCGGCACCAACTGCGGCAAGGGCGCCGCACCATCGGCCGGGGGAATCATCGCCGCTACCGGCAGCAGCTTGGTCACCAGCGGCCACACCCCGAGCCGCTGCGCCAGGCGCACCGGCGCCATCAGTGCGCGCAGGCGCCGCGGATAGGGGAACACCCACTCGAGCCAGCGCCGCTGCCAGCGCTCGCGGCCGCGGCGGCGATACTGCTCGGCGACCAAGGCGCGTGCGCCCTCGATCATCCGGCCGTAGTGCACGCCCGATGGACAGGCGGTCTCGCACGCGCGGCAACCCAGGCACAGATCGAGGTGGCGGACCACTTCCGGCGTCAGCGCCAGCGTGCCGTCGCTCAGCGCCCGCATCAAGTAGATGCGCCCGCGCGGCGAATCCATCTCCGTGCCCAACTCCAGATACGTCGGGCACGCTTGCTGGCAAAGCCCGCAGTGCACGCAGTCGAGAAGTCTCTCGGCGGCAATAAAGATCTGCGCCGGCGGTCTGGCAGTACCGCTCATCGTTCAGATCCCGCCTATATAGCGCCCGGGGCTCAAGATGCCGTTGCGGTCCAGCTGCTGCTTGATACCACGCATCAGCGACAGCGCCGGGCCGGCCTCGCCAAAACGATCGATGCGCCCGGTGAGCGCGTCCGGCAGCGAATCGAACACCACCCAGCCGCCGCGCACGCGCCCGGCCAGGCGCAACCACTCGCAGAACTGCGCCGCTGCGGTGACGTCGCCAGCTTGCGCGCGCAGGCGCGCGATGCCGCTGCCGGCGTGCGCCACCACGGCCGCATGCAGGCCGCGCGTCGCCGCCTCCGGCACCAGACGCGGGAGCAAGGTGGCCAGTTCGGTGGGTAGCAAGCTGAGGCGCGCGCTCAGCGTGTCCCGCGGTGCGGCGCCGTCCGTGGCCAACGGGAACTGACGCAGCCAGTGCATCAACCGTTGCGCTTCAGGCTCGGCGCAGGGGTAGAGCCCGGCATAATGCTGTGCCAGCAGCGTCTGCTGCGCCGCCACTTCCTCAACAATGCCGCCCAAGCCGACGGCCACGCCCGGGCCGCTCATGCCCGCCTCCCGCCCCGCCGTGTGATCGAGCAATTCGACAAAAAGCGGCTCGGTGTCGGTCTCCAGCAGATCGCCGGCGAGATCACCGGCGGCTTTCAGGTCCGGCGCCCCGATCCAGAGCACGCGGGTGTGCTCGGGACGCGGGCGGATCTTGAAGGTCGCTTCGACGATCACTCCGAGTGTTCCTAGTGATCCGGTGAAGAGTTTGCCGAGATCATAACCGGCAACGTTCTTGACCACCCGGCCGCCGCCTTTCACCACCGAGCCATCAGCCAGCACGACGGTGATCCCGATCAACAGGTCGCGCACCTTGCCCTGCGACAGGCGTAACGGGCCATTGAGATCGGCCGCGATTAGTCCTCCGACGGTGACGCGCTCGCGACACGGAGGATCGAGCGGCAACCACTGGCCGGCCGGGCTCAAGGCGGCGTCGAGCGCCGCGAGCGTGAGACCGGCCTCGACGGTGGCGGTCATATCGGCGGCCTCGTGTGCAATCACGCGCGCCATCCGGCAGGACGACAGGGCGATGTCGTAGCTGCGCGGCGGCTCGCCCACCCGCAGATGCGTCCCCTGCCCCACGGGCACGACCGCCAAGCGCTGTTCCTCGGCCACCCCCAGCACTTCGCTGACCTGGGCCACGCTCGACGGGAACAGCACACAGACGGGCGCGCGCCCGCCAATGGTGAAGGCGGCGGTATCCTCACTGACCGCGTCGTCGCCGAGACGCGAGCGCAGCGTGGCGAGGAGTTCTTCGGCGCTAGGCATTGACCAACGGATGGGCGGCCGCGGCCGGCGCTTCGTGCGTGCAAGCCTTCATCGCTACACGGCCGCGCGTCGTTTGGGGCGCGTGGTCTCGACACACACCCCGGGGGTGGGAAAGATCTTGCCCGGGTTGCAGCGCTGCTTGGGATCGAAGACGCGGCGCAACTGCTGCATGACCAGCAAGTCGGTCGGGCTGAAGAGCAACGGCATTTGCTGGATCTTCTCGACCCCGATGCCGTGTTCGCCGGTGATGCTGCCACCGAGCGCGACGCAGGCTTCGAGAATCTCGCGACCGGCATTCAGCACGCGCTCGACCTGGTCGGCGTCGCGTTCGTCGTACAGGATGATGGGGTGGATGTTGCCGTCGCCGGCGTGGAACACGTTGGCGATGCGCAGCCGGTAACGGCGGCCGATCTTGCTGATAACCCGCAGGATGTCGGGCAGTTTGGTGCGCGGCACGACACCGTCCTGGGTGCAATAGCTCGGCGCCAGCCGGCCGACGGCCCCGAAGGCGCGCTTGCGGCTCTTCCACAGCGCCGCGCGCTCCGCTTCGTCCTTGGCCACGCTCACCTCGCGCGCGCGATTAACGCGGCAGATCTCGATCACCCGTTGCGCTTGCGGCTCGAGGCCGGCAGCCAAGCCGTCAAGCTCGATGATCAGCACGGCGCCGGCGTCGGTGGGAAAACCGAAATGGTAGGCCGCCTCGACGGCGGCGACGATGAGCTGATCCATCATTTCCAGTGCCGCCGGCACGATCCCGGCGGCGACGATGCCAGACACCGTTTGCGTGGCGTCGTCGACCGACTCGAAGATGGCCAGCAACGTCTTCCAGGCCTGGGGCCGGCGGATCAGGCGCAGCGTGGCTTGGGTGACCACGCCGAAGGTGCCCTCGCTGCCGACGGTTAGGCCGACGAGATCGTACCCGGGCACGTCCTCCATCGGCCCCCCGAGCTGCACCACCTCCCCGTTGGGCAGCACCAGCTCCACCCCGAGCACGTGATTGGTGGTCACGCCATACTTGAGCGTGTGCGGGCCGCCGGAGTTCTCGGCGACGTTGCCGCCAATGGTGCAGGCCGTCTGGCTCGAGGGATCGGGGGCGTAATAGAGGCGACCACCCTTCGCCGCGTTGGTGACCGCCAGGTTGACCACCCCGGCCTCGACGGTGGCGCGCCGGTTGGCGAAGTCCACGGCCAGAATGCGGGTCATCCGGCTGGTGCAGACCATCACCGGAGCGGCCAGCGGCAGGCAGCCGCCGCTCAGGCCGGTACCCGCCCCGCGCGGCACGAAGGCGACCTGCTCGCGATGCAGCAGTCGCAAAACCGCCGCCACTTCACCGGTAGTTCGCGGCAGCACCACGACTTGGGGCGTGCTTTTCTCCAGCGTGTAGCCGTCGCAGTCGTACACCCGCAGTTCGCTGTCGTGCGTGATCACCCCGTCGAGGCCGACGATCTGGCGCAACTGGTCGGGCACCTTTGGCGGCAGCATATGACTTTGACACGCTACCGGCCCCCCGATAAAAGCACAAGCGCCGCCGGGCGCCGGCCGCAACATAACTTGGAGTGATTGGATGACTATATCCGCTGCCCCCCCGCCGCGTTGCTTACTCGGGCCTGGCCCCAGCCTGGTGCACCCGCGAGTGTTGCGGGCGCTCGGCATGCCTCTGGTCGGCCATCTCGATCCGGCCTTTCTCGACATCATGGAGGAAAGCAAGCGGCGGTTGCGCGCCGTCTTTCGTACCGGCAACGAACTCACGCTGCCGATCTCGGGCACCGGCAGCGCCGGCATGGAGGCCTGCCTAGTCAATCTGATCGAACCGGGTGATCGAGTGATCATCGGCGTCAATGGCGTGTTCGGCACGCGCATGGTCGAGATCGCCGGCCGCTGCGGGGCGACCGTGGTGCCGGTCGAGGCGCCTTGGGGTCGAATTATCGATCCGGCCGACATCGCCGCAGCGTTGCAGCGCACCAAGTCGCCCAAGCTGGTAGCGGTGGTGCACGCGGAAACCTCTACCGGCGCGTGGCAGCCGCTGGAAGATATCAGCCGACTGGCATACGCGGCCGGGGCCCTGTTCGTCGCCGACACCGTGACCTCGCTGGGCGGCTGTCCGGTGCTGCTCGACGACTGGGGCATTGATGCCTGTTACAGCGGGACGCAGAAGTGCTTGAGCTGTCCGCCGGGCTTGGCGCCGATATCCTTCAACCAGCGCGCGCTCGAGGTGCTCAAGCGCCGCCAGACCAAGGTGCAGAGCTGGTATCTCGATCTGACCATGATCGCGCAGTACTGGGGCGCCGAGCGCGTTTACCACCACACCGCGCCGATCTCGATGAACTACGCCCTGCTGGAGGCGCTGCGACTGGTGGAGGAGGAGGGACTAGAAGCGCGCTGGCGCCGCCACCAGCGCAACCATCTCGCGCTCAAGGCCGGCCTTGCCGCAATCGGTTTGGCGCTGGCGGCGCAAGAGGGGCATCAG from Deltaproteobacteria bacterium harbors:
- the glcF gene encoding glycolate oxidase subunit GlcF, encoding MSGTARPPAQIFIAAERLLDCVHCGLCQQACPTYLELGTEMDSPRGRIYLMRALSDGTLALTPEVVRHLDLCLGCRACETACPSGVHYGRMIEGARALVAEQYRRRGRERWQRRWLEWVFPYPRRLRALMAPVRLAQRLGVWPLVTKLLPVAAMIPPADGAAPLPQLVPAEGRERRRVGLLAGCVARVWFAQTNEASARVLTRNGCSVVVPRAQTCCGALSLHNGSRDAGLEFARRTIDAFPADLDAIIANAAGCGALLREYGELLADDPAYAERAREFSAKVRDISEWLVALGADAPPAVTPLRVAYHDACHLAHGQQVCEQPRALLRLIPGVDLVELPEADLCCGSAGSYNLLEPAMAARLQARKVRNIESTHAQCVAAANPGCMIQIQAGLRRRKLNIPVVHPVDLLDRAYRGLPLLG
- a CDS encoding FAD-binding oxidoreductase, which codes for MPSAEELLATLRSRLGDDAVSEDTAAFTIGGRAPVCVLFPSSVAQVSEVLGVAEEQRLAVVPVGQGTHLRVGEPPRSYDIALSSCRMARVIAHEAADMTATVEAGLTLAALDAALSPAGQWLPLDPPCRERVTVGGLIAADLNGPLRLSQGKVRDLLIGITVVLADGSVVKGGGRVVKNVAGYDLGKLFTGSLGTLGVIVEATFKIRPRPEHTRVLWIGAPDLKAAGDLAGDLLETDTEPLFVELLDHTAGREAGMSGPGVAVGLGGIVEEVAAQQTLLAQHYAGLYPCAEPEAQRLMHWLRQFPLATDGAAPRDTLSARLSLLPTELATLLPRLVPEAATRGLHAAVVAHAGSGIARLRAQAGDVTAAAQFCEWLRLAGRVRGGWVVFDSLPDALTGRIDRFGEAGPALSLMRGIKQQLDRNGILSPGRYIGGI
- a CDS encoding FAD-binding protein, translating into MLPPKVPDQLRQIVGLDGVITHDSELRVYDCDGYTLEKSTPQVVVLPRTTGEVAAVLRLLHREQVAFVPRGAGTGLSGGCLPLAAPVMVCTSRMTRILAVDFANRRATVEAGVVNLAVTNAAKGGRLYYAPDPSSQTACTIGGNVAENSGGPHTLKYGVTTNHVLGVELVLPNGEVVQLGGPMEDVPGYDLVGLTVGSEGTFGVVTQATLRLIRRPQAWKTLLAIFESVDDATQTVSGIVAAGIVPAALEMMDQLIVAAVEAAYHFGFPTDAGAVLIIELDGLAAGLEPQAQRVIEICRVNRAREVSVAKDEAERAALWKSRKRAFGAVGRLAPSYCTQDGVVPRTKLPDILRVISKIGRRYRLRIANVFHAGDGNIHPIILYDERDADQVERVLNAGREILEACVALGGSITGEHGIGVEKIQQMPLLFSPTDLLVMQQLRRVFDPKQRCNPGKIFPTPGVCVETTRPKRRAAV
- a CDS encoding alanine--glyoxylate aminotransferase family protein, which produces MTISAAPPPRCLLGPGPSLVHPRVLRALGMPLVGHLDPAFLDIMEESKRRLRAVFRTGNELTLPISGTGSAGMEACLVNLIEPGDRVIIGVNGVFGTRMVEIAGRCGATVVPVEAPWGRIIDPADIAAALQRTKSPKLVAVVHAETSTGAWQPLEDISRLAYAAGALFVADTVTSLGGCPVLLDDWGIDACYSGTQKCLSCPPGLAPISFNQRALEVLKRRQTKVQSWYLDLTMIAQYWGAERVYHHTAPISMNYALLEALRLVEEEGLEARWRRHQRNHLALKAGLAAIGLALAAQEGHQLWMLNSVRIPEAVDDAAVRRALLEQFNIEIGGGLGALKGKTWRIGLMGESSTEASVLALLSALERLLPRHGYKVEAGAAVAAASAAYAQM